TGGGCTAATGCACTTGAGCCTAGTGCTTATTTGGAATTTGCTTGGAAATATATTCAAGATTTAGCAAGTTATTTAAAGACAAAATACCCACATATTGCAATAATTGCTTTTCCTAAAGGAGTAGGTGGTTTTATTGAATGTTTAGATGCAAAAATTGATGTTTTAGGTGTTGATTGGAGCACTCCACTTCAAGTAGCAGCAAAAACTCCTTATGTATTACAAGGAAATCTTGAGCCTTGCAGACTTTATAGCAAAAAAGCTATAAAAGAAGGCGTTGAAATCATAAAAGAACTTACAAAAGATAAGGCTCATATATTTAATTTAGGGCATGGAATTTTACCTGATATTCCAGTAGAAAATGTAAGATATTTAATAGATTGTGTAAGAAATGCTTAGTTTAATATCTCTTGGCGGGACAATTTCTATGCGTAATTTAGGCGAAGGAGCAATTCCTAGCCTAAATGCTGATGATTTAACAAGTTCATTTAAAGACATTAATGCAATAACTTTTAGCAATATCTCAAGTCCAAATATAACTTTTTCAATGTTAATTGAAGTTTTAAATCTTGCAAAAGAAGAGATTAAAAAAGGCTCTCGTGCTGTAATTATTACTCAAGGAACTGATACTTTAGAAGAAAGTTCATTTTTTTGTAATTTATTTTGGGATTTAGATGAGCCACTAATTTTTACAGGTGCTATGAAAAATCCTAGCGAGTTAGGAAGTGATTATCTAGCTAATATTAGCAATGCAATTACTCTAGCAAATAGTGAGTTAGCAAGGGGTTTAGGTGTGCTTTGTGTATTAAATGATAGCGTTCATTCAGCACAATTTATCCATAAAAGCAATTCATTTAGTCTTGAAACTTTTACAAGTTTTAATCGTGGCTTGGTTGGAGAGATTAAAGAAGGTAGGTTTTATTTATTTAATAATAATTATAAAAGGCCAAAACTAAAGCCTTTAAAAGAAATTACTAAAAAAGTAGCCTTGTTAAAAATGTGCCTTGATTTTGACAATGATATGCTTGAATATGCTTTAAATAATTATGATGGTTTGGTAATTAGTGGCTATGGAGCAGGGCATGTAATGGCTAGAGCTATGCCAATTATTCAAAAAGCAAATATTCCAATAATTATGACAAGTAGATGTGAAAGTGGTAAAGCAGGTCTTAGAACCTATGCTTATGCTGGAGCTGAAGTTGATTTGATTAAAAATGGTGTAATTATGAGTGAATATTTAAGTGATGTTAAGGCTAGAGCTTTATTAATTAGTGCTTTATCTTTAGGAATTACAAATATAAAAGGTATGATTGAAGAATTGATTTAAAGGCAAATAAATTGCCTTTAGTTCTGTAGTGCTAAAATTAGATTTTTATTAATTAGTGCTTATCTTTATAAATTACAAATAGAAGAATTGATTTAAAGGCAAATAAATTGCCTTTAAACTTATAGTTTTTCTTTTATTTTTTCTGCATCAAATCCAAAATATTTAAATACATCTTTTTCTTTACCACTAGCGCCAAAACTATCCATTATGAAAAGCTCATCGCAGTATTTATATAATTCATAAGACCTTGCAGCTTCTATTCCGATAATCTTGCCTTTTAATAAAGATTTATCAAATTCTTTATCAAATAATTCAAAGCAAGGCATACTTAATACATTTATATTTTTATCTTTTGCAACTTCAAGTGCGAGTGCAACCTCACTACCACTTGCAATTATTGTAGCTTCTGCATTATCGCTATATTTTATAAAATAAGCCCCCTTGCTAATATCAGGAATGCTTGTATTTAAGCTTGGAAGTGCTGAGCGACTAAGTGTGAATGCACTTGGATTATTTAGCTTTAAAGCTACTTGCCAACAAGCTATATTTTCAGCCATATCAGCAGGACGGAAAGTGTATAGATTAGGAATATTTCTAAGAGTGCTGATTTGCTCAATTGGTTGATGAGTTGGACCATCTTCTCCTACTCCTATGCTATCGTGTGAAAATACAAAAAATGCTTTTAAATTCATTAAAGCCGCTAATCTTATTGAAGGCTTTAAATAATCACTAAATACTAAAAATGTAGCACAAAACGGATGCAAACCATATCTTGCCATTGCATTTATAATAGCACCCATTGCATGCTCACGAATACCAAAAGCTATATTTTTACCACCATTTCTAATATCTGCATAATCTTTTAGATAAGTTTTATTTGATGGTGCTAAGTCTGCTGAACCACCTAAAAATGTAGGAATTTGTTTTGCTATTTCGTTTAGACAAGCGTGGTTGCTATCTCTTGTAGCGTAATTTTTACTTAAATCAAGTTTAGAAAAATCCACATTTAAATCTTTTTTGCCTTCTAAATAAGCTATAAATTCTAATTGTTCATCATTAAATTTATTTGCTTTATCCCAACTTGCAAAATACTCATCACTTCTTTTACACATTTTCTCAAAGCCATTTTTAGCTTCGCTATCTATATAAAACTCTTCTTCATTCCAATTAGCTGCTTTTTTAGCTTTTAAAGCTAGTTCAGCACCTAGTGGTGAGCCGTGAGTTTTCTCGCTTCCTTCTAATTCACAAGCACCTTTTCCAATCTTGGTTTTAGCTATGATAATACTTGGACGCTCAGCATTTTTAGTCATTTCTAAAGCCTTGCTAATTTCATCAAAATTATGCCCATCAATAGTATAAACATCAAAGCCAACGCTATTAAATCTAGCCTTTATATCATCACGAAATGCTTGTTTTACATCGCCTTCAATACTAATTTCGTTACTATCATAAATTAATACTAAGTTATTTAAATTATGAACATTTGCTAAAGAACAAGCCTCATAGCTAATTCCTTCTTGCAAATCCCCATCTCCACAAAGGCAGTATATTTTATGATTTAACGAATTATTTAGTTTGCTACTAGCAAATTTTGCTGCCATTGCGAAACCAACAGCATTTGCAATACCTTGACCAAGTGGGCCTGTATCTATTTCTACTCCGTGAGTTTTAATCTCAGGATGCCCTGCTGCAAGTGAGCCTAATTGGCGAAAATTTTTAAGCTCATCAAGACTTAAATTAAATCCACTTAAATGTAAAAACGAATATATTAAAGAACTTGCGTGTCCGCCTGAAAATACTAATCTATCACGATTTATATGATTTTTTGTATTTAGATTAATTTTTGTGCTAAGCACTGCTAAAATATCACTAAGTCCCATTGCTACGCCTGGATGACCACTATTTGCACGATTAATCATATCTACACTTAAAAATCTTAAATTATTTGACATTTTTTCTAACATTTATTTTCCTTTGTTAATTGTTATAAAGAATTGAAAATCCCCGTTTTTATTCTCGTCTTTAATATATCTTTGAATTAATATATTTAAAACACCGCTTTGTTGAATTTGTTTATTAAAATCTGCTTTAGTATTTACTATTACATTATTTACTCTTAGGATTTTATCTTTTAGCTTAAAGCCTAAATTTTTATTTGAAATTCCTATTACATTTAGATTATTATCTAAAGTTATTCCTAAAGAATTTGAAATCTGTTTTTTAACAATTGCTTTTTTTGTTGTAAATACTGGTTGTTCATATATTTTAGGACTTACAACAGAGCTTATATTAATTTCTTCATTATCTCTTAAAACTTTTAAATAAATAGTGCTTTGATTTTCTGCAAAAAGTATTCTTTCATTTAATGCCCTAAGTGATTCTATAGGCTTATCATCTATGCTTAAGATTTCATCATTTAATCTTAAGTTGCTATTAAAAGTAATACCACTTACAAAATATCTATCCCCTCTTTGAGTAAATGTAGCACCAATATCGCCCCAATAAACATCATTATATTTTTTAAAATGATTTAAATAGCGATTGCCTATGAATTCTCCATTTAATAAACTAATACCCAAAACCTTGCAACAAGGAGAATTTAATAAACCAATTTTTGTATTAAAATCAAGCTTATCTCTTTCAAACAAACCTTGAGCTAGATATTTTAAATGTCCTATATATTCTTTTTTAGCATCAATAATTCCTAGCCAATCATTTCTAGTTCTTGTTGTTTCATCATCTGTGATTGGCTTTATTAAAGAAAAATCAGTCCTTACTAAATAAAGATTTAAAAATGGGTCGTATTTAATGTATGAATTTAATTTTGTATCAGGTAATTTTACTACAGCTAAAAGATTTTCATCTAACACAAAAGCAGGTAAGCCTTCGTAATTTAACATACTTGCTTTATTTTTTTCATAACATGCTAAATAATCATCAAATGTAGGTCGCTCTACGCCAAATAAGGTCGCTACTAACATTAAAGATAATGCAAGTTTTCTCATTTTCCTGCCTTAAAAAACATATCAGCCGCAGCAT
This is a stretch of genomic DNA from Campylobacter sp. RM12651. It encodes these proteins:
- a CDS encoding PDZ domain-containing protein; the encoded protein is MRKLALSLMLVATLFGVERPTFDDYLACYEKNKASMLNYEGLPAFVLDENLLAVVKLPDTKLNSYIKYDPFLNLYLVRTDFSLIKPITDDETTRTRNDWLGIIDAKKEYIGHLKYLAQGLFERDKLDFNTKIGLLNSPCCKVLGISLLNGEFIGNRYLNHFKKYNDVYWGDIGATFTQRGDRYFVSGITFNSNLRLNDEILSIDDKPIESLRALNERILFAENQSTIYLKVLRDNEEINISSVVSPKIYEQPVFTTKKAIVKKQISNSLGITLDNNLNVIGISNKNLGFKLKDKILRVNNVIVNTKADFNKQIQQSGVLNILIQRYIKDENKNGDFQFFITINKGK
- a CDS encoding transketolase; the protein is MLEKMSNNLRFLSVDMINRANSGHPGVAMGLSDILAVLSTKINLNTKNHINRDRLVFSGGHASSLIYSFLHLSGFNLSLDELKNFRQLGSLAAGHPEIKTHGVEIDTGPLGQGIANAVGFAMAAKFASSKLNNSLNHKIYCLCGDGDLQEGISYEACSLANVHNLNNLVLIYDSNEISIEGDVKQAFRDDIKARFNSVGFDVYTIDGHNFDEISKALEMTKNAERPSIIIAKTKIGKGACELEGSEKTHGSPLGAELALKAKKAANWNEEEFYIDSEAKNGFEKMCKRSDEYFASWDKANKFNDEQLEFIAYLEGKKDLNVDFSKLDLSKNYATRDSNHACLNEIAKQIPTFLGGSADLAPSNKTYLKDYADIRNGGKNIAFGIREHAMGAIINAMARYGLHPFCATFLVFSDYLKPSIRLAALMNLKAFFVFSHDSIGVGEDGPTHQPIEQISTLRNIPNLYTFRPADMAENIACWQVALKLNNPSAFTLSRSALPSLNTSIPDISKGAYFIKYSDNAEATIIASGSEVALALEVAKDKNINVLSMPCFELFDKEFDKSLLKGKIIGIEAARSYELYKYCDELFIMDSFGASGKEKDVFKYFGFDAEKIKEKL
- a CDS encoding asparaginase, whose amino-acid sequence is MLSLISLGGTISMRNLGEGAIPSLNADDLTSSFKDINAITFSNISSPNITFSMLIEVLNLAKEEIKKGSRAVIITQGTDTLEESSFFCNLFWDLDEPLIFTGAMKNPSELGSDYLANISNAITLANSELARGLGVLCVLNDSVHSAQFIHKSNSFSLETFTSFNRGLVGEIKEGRFYLFNNNYKRPKLKPLKEITKKVALLKMCLDFDNDMLEYALNNYDGLVISGYGAGHVMARAMPIIQKANIPIIMTSRCESGKAGLRTYAYAGAEVDLIKNGVIMSEYLSDVKARALLISALSLGITNIKGMIEELI